One Solanum pennellii chromosome 9, SPENNV200 DNA segment encodes these proteins:
- the LOC107031750 gene encoding LOW QUALITY PROTEIN: MLO-like protein 1 (The sequence of the model RefSeq protein was modified relative to this genomic sequence to represent the inferred CDS: substituted 1 base at 1 genomic stop codon): MSGGEGEAEGSTLEFTPTWVVAAVCTVIVVISLAVERLIYYTGKYLKKKNQKPLYEALQKVKEELMLLGFISLLLTVLQSSIVKICVPKHVVLHLLPCSLSHESQHLRRLLAEEEAAAGYCTAKHKVPLLSLEALHHLHIFIFVLAIVHVTFSLLTVVFGGAKIRQWKHWEDNIAKANYETAQVLKPRVAHVQQHDFIRDRFVGMGKCSTIFGWLHSFFKQFYGSVSKSDYAALRLGSLWXLHYTHCKQNPKFNFHKYMIRALEDDFKTVVSISWYLWVFVVIFLFLNVNGWHTYFWIAFIPFVLLIAVGTKLEHVIIQLAHEVAEKHVAIEGELVVQPSDDHFWFKRPQIVLVLIHFILFQNAFEIAFFFWILVQYGFDSCIMGQVGFIVPRLVIGVIIQVLCSYSTLPLYALVTQMGTHFKKSIFDEHIQVGLLSWASKAKMKRGLKAATDAGTSTEGSTVRLQMSAINQKETTPS, encoded by the exons ATGAGTGGTGGAGAAGGAGAAGCAGAAGGGTCAACATTGGAATTTACCCCTACTTGGGTGGTGGCCGCCGTCTGCACCGTCATCGTTGTCATTTCTCTTGCCGTTGAGCGTCTCATCTATTATACTGGAAAG TAtctgaagaagaagaatcagAAGCCTTTATATGAAGCGCTACAGAAAGTTAAAGAAG AGTTGATGCTTTTGGGGTTTATATCCCTTTTACTGACGGTGCTTCAAAGTAGCATAGTCAAGATTTGTGTGCCTAAACATGTGGTCTTGCACTTGCTACCTTGTTCATTATCTCATGAATCACAACATCTTCGCCGTCTGTTAGCTGAAGAAGAAGCAGCTGCTGGCTATTGCACTGCTAAA cATAAGGTCCCATTGCTCTCTCTTGAAGCCTTGCATCACCTTCACATTTTCATCTTTGTCCTTGCAATTGTTCACGTGACTTTCTCTCTTCTGACTGTTGTATTTGGAGGAGCCAAG ATACGTCAATGGAAGCACTGGGAGGACAATATTGCAAAAGCTAATTATGAGACTGCACAAG TTTTAAAACCACGGGTTGCACATGTCCAGCAACACGATTTCATCAGGGACCGATTTGTGGGTATGGGCAAATGCTCAACCATTTTTGGTTGGTTG CACTCTTTCTTTAAGCAATTTTATGGTTCTGTCAGCAAGTCAGATTATGCTGCTCTCCGTTTGGGTTCATTATGGTAACTTCACTAT ACACATTGCAAGCAAAacccaaaatttaattttcacaaGTACATGATTCGTGCTCTGGAAGATGATTTTAAGACTGTCGTTAGTATCAG TTGGTATCTCTGGGTATTTGTTGTCATCTTCTTGTTTCTGAATGTTAATG GTTGGCATACATACTTCTGGATTGCGTTCATTCCTTTTGTT CTTCTGATTGCGGTTGGCACGAAGTTGGAGCATGTAATTATACAGTTAGCTCATGAGGTAGCAGAGAAACATGTTGCGATAGAAGGTGAATTGGTGGTCCAACCTTCTGATGATCACTTCTGGTTCAAGCGCCCTCAAATTGTCCTTGTCTTGATACACTTTATCCTCTTCCAAAATGCTTTTGAGATAGCATTCTTTTTCTGGATATTG GTGCAATATGGGTTTGATTCCTGCATAATGGGACAAGTTGGTTTCATTGTTCCACGACTTGTTATAGG GGTAATAATTCAAGTGTTATGCAGCTATAGCACGTTGCCACTTTATGCTCTTGTTACACAG ATGGGTACCCATTTCAAGAAGTCAATATTTGATGAGCACATTCAAGTTGGTCTTCTTAGTTGGGCTTCGAAAGCAAAAATGAAGAGGGGACTCAAAGCTGCTACAGATGCTGGAACTTCAACTGAGGGTTCTACAGTAAGATTACAAATGTCAGCAATCAACCAGAAGGAAACAACTCCATCTTAA